A stretch of the Arvicola amphibius chromosome 8, mArvAmp1.2, whole genome shotgun sequence genome encodes the following:
- the LOC119821821 gene encoding binder of sperm protein homolog 2-like, giving the protein MTQSSAIQHWEYRVGGAERESIKSEARFAPVCAICRQLEVMRHLAGWLSLAVYMYGLNADFIPYLRPPEEEFPAKNCTFPFIYNEVIYHSCISVHSDFDWCSLDYYFQGRWRYCKAFDPPMCIFPFQFGKKFISECTKEGYILNRSWCSLTDNYNKDRKWKQCSPYK; this is encoded by the exons ATGACTCAGAGCTCAGCAATTCAGCATTGGGAGT ACAGAGTAGGAGGAGCAGAAAGGGAGAGTATAAAGTCAGAGGCAAGGTTTGCTCCTGTGTGTGCCATCTGCAGGCAACTGGAGGTGATGAGACATCTTGCGGGCTGGCTGTCATTAGCTGTCTACATGTATGGACTGAATGCAG acTTCATTCCCTATTTACGCCCCCCAGAGGAAG AATTTCCTGCAAAAAACTGTACTTTTCCGTTCATCTATAATGAGGTAATCTACCACAGCTGCATCTCTGTTCACAGTGACTTTGATTGGTGCTCCCTTGATTATTATTTCCAAGGAAGGTGGAGATACTGCAAAGCATTTG ATCCTCCAATGTGTATCTTCCCTTTCCAATTTGGAAAAAAGTTCATTAGTGAATGCACCAAGGAAGGCTACATTTTGAATCGGAGTTGGTGTTCATTGACTGACAACTACAACAAAGATAGGAAATGGAAGCAATGCTCTCCTTACAAGTAA